From Desulfovibrio desulfuricans, a single genomic window includes:
- a CDS encoding long-chain-fatty-acid--CoA ligase gives MNTELSRPWFAHYDSFVPRTSEVWNKPLYALLDEAADKYPNRLAVIFQNTRITYKQLREQAERFAGALRRIGVKTGHRVALMMPNMPQTVVAFWGIIKAGGVVVMTNPLYMEKEIMANMQDSGAEHMVLLDLLWPRVSALRDRLPLKNFIVTGAADALSFPLNWLYRLKKSRSAKEPVPYDGKNVHEWKHFCKGAERYSAPIADPLRDPIMLQYTGGTTGLPKGVTLTHSNVGTNCRQVLDIIHVKAEDKHTFISLLPFFHVYGLTTGLIIPIALAATTLPLPRYVPQDVLRLIAKYKPTVFPGAPSVYISLLQQKNLAEFDLRSIKICVSGSAPLPREIFRKFQETTGAAILEGYGLTEASPITHCNPLGQEGQRPNSIGMPVPGTDARIVDMEGGSLTLPPGKMGELIVQGPQVMHGYWRRPDESASALRNGWLYTGDLATMDEDGYFYIVDRKKDMVIVGGYNVYPREVDEVLLEHPKVLEAVTVGITDEMRGEILKAFVVRRPDEELTKADVIAWCRQKLAGYKVPRLVEFRDELPKTIVGKVLRRALREEEEQKMANRKNRRAAASAPAASGEDEQVGHA, from the coding sequence ATGAACACAGAACTCAGCAGGCCCTGGTTTGCCCACTACGACTCCTTCGTTCCGCGCACTTCCGAGGTGTGGAACAAGCCGCTCTATGCCTTGCTGGATGAGGCCGCAGACAAATATCCCAATCGACTGGCCGTCATTTTCCAGAATACGCGCATCACCTACAAGCAGTTGCGCGAGCAGGCGGAGCGTTTTGCAGGGGCGCTGCGCCGCATCGGCGTAAAGACAGGGCACCGCGTTGCCCTGATGATGCCCAACATGCCGCAGACCGTGGTGGCCTTCTGGGGTATCATCAAGGCCGGGGGCGTGGTGGTCATGACCAACCCCCTGTATATGGAAAAGGAAATCATGGCCAACATGCAGGATTCGGGCGCAGAACACATGGTGCTGCTCGATCTGCTCTGGCCCCGCGTTTCCGCCCTGCGCGACCGCCTGCCTCTGAAAAACTTCATCGTTACCGGCGCTGCGGATGCGCTTTCCTTCCCGCTCAACTGGCTCTACCGCCTCAAAAAGAGCCGCAGCGCCAAGGAACCCGTGCCCTACGACGGCAAGAACGTTCATGAGTGGAAACACTTCTGCAAGGGCGCGGAGCGTTATTCCGCCCCCATTGCCGACCCGCTGCGCGACCCCATCATGTTGCAGTATACCGGCGGCACAACGGGCCTGCCCAAGGGCGTTACCCTGACGCATAGCAACGTAGGCACCAACTGCCGTCAGGTGCTGGACATCATCCACGTCAAGGCGGAGGACAAGCACACCTTCATTTCCCTGCTGCCCTTCTTCCACGTGTACGGCCTCACCACAGGCCTGATTATTCCCATCGCTCTGGCGGCCACCACCCTGCCCCTGCCGCGCTATGTGCCGCAGGATGTGCTGCGCCTTATCGCCAAGTACAAGCCTACGGTCTTTCCCGGCGCGCCCTCGGTCTATATTTCGCTGCTGCAACAGAAGAATCTGGCGGAGTTTGACCTGCGCAGCATCAAAATCTGCGTTTCAGGCTCAGCGCCGCTGCCGCGCGAAATATTCCGCAAATTTCAGGAAACCACCGGCGCGGCCATTCTGGAGGGCTACGGCCTTACGGAAGCCTCGCCCATCACCCACTGCAATCCGCTTGGTCAGGAGGGGCAACGCCCCAATTCCATCGGCATGCCCGTGCCCGGCACGGATGCCCGCATTGTGGATATGGAAGGCGGCTCCCTTACCCTGCCCCCCGGCAAGATGGGCGAGCTGATCGTGCAGGGGCCGCAGGTCATGCACGGCTACTGGCGCAGGCCTGACGAAAGCGCCAGCGCCCTGCGCAACGGCTGGCTGTATACAGGCGACCTTGCCACCATGGATGAAGACGGTTATTTTTATATTGTTGACCGTAAAAAAGACATGGTCATTGTGGGCGGCTACAACGTGTACCCCCGCGAAGTGGACGAAGTGTTGCTGGAACACCCCAAGGTGCTTGAAGCCGTCACTGTCGGCATTACCGACGAGATGCGCGGCGAGATACTCAAGGCCTTTGTGGTGCGCCGCCCTGACGAAGAACTGACCAAGGCCGACGTTATCGCCTGGTGCCGCCAGAAACTGGCTGGCTACAAGGTGCCGCGCCTTGTGGAATTTCGCGATGAACTGCCCAAAACCATTGTGGGCAAGGTTCTGCGCCGGGCTCTGCGCGAAGAAGAAGAGCAAAAGATGGCCAACAGGAAAAACCGGCGCGCTGCCGCCAGTGCTCCTGCCGCCAGCGGCGAAGATGAACAAGTGGGCCATGCCTGA
- the ispD gene encoding 2-C-methyl-D-erythritol 4-phosphate cytidylyltransferase, whose protein sequence is MSESSGTSSVAAKPWALILAAGQGTRMADATGGTAKQFLPWQGAPLFWHAARAMSRSACVAGIVFVFPPSQLTEANELLADLHRHDDLGLPWVTACGGPLRQDSVRLGLAALPLRPACVLVHDAARPFLSPTLVRRVCEALAEGAAGVIPAISVTDTIKTVENGRVTATLPRDGLAAVQTPQGFQLEALLSAHAHAVEAGLAVTDDASLLEALGLEVRVIQGEAANVKITRPEDLDLLQDENPLPSIRTGMGYDVHRYGQGRPMRLGGVSIPNAPEVLAHSDGDVLLHALSDALLGCACLGDIGQHFSDKDPRFDGISSAILLHQVLDMVREAGCTPCHVDMTIVAQVPKLAPYREEIRKNVARLMGLPASCVNLKATTEEHLGFTGRSEGIKAYAVVTARGR, encoded by the coding sequence ATGTCAGAAAGTTCCGGCACATCATCTGTTGCGGCAAAACCCTGGGCGCTCATACTGGCTGCCGGACAGGGTACGCGTATGGCCGATGCCACTGGCGGCACGGCAAAACAGTTTTTGCCCTGGCAGGGCGCGCCGCTTTTCTGGCATGCCGCCCGCGCCATGAGCCGCAGCGCCTGTGTGGCCGGAATTGTCTTTGTTTTTCCTCCCAGCCAGCTTACCGAAGCCAACGAACTGTTGGCCGACCTGCACAGGCACGATGATCTCGGGCTGCCGTGGGTTACAGCCTGCGGCGGGCCTTTGCGCCAGGATTCCGTGCGCCTTGGTCTGGCCGCCCTGCCCCTGCGCCCTGCCTGCGTGCTGGTGCACGATGCCGCCCGCCCCTTTCTTTCCCCGACGCTTGTGCGCCGCGTCTGCGAGGCGCTTGCAGAAGGCGCGGCTGGCGTTATCCCCGCCATATCAGTTACCGACACCATCAAGACGGTGGAAAATGGCCGCGTAACGGCCACCCTGCCGCGCGACGGGCTTGCGGCTGTGCAGACCCCGCAGGGCTTTCAGCTTGAAGCGCTGCTCTCGGCCCACGCCCACGCGGTTGAGGCGGGGCTTGCCGTAACCGACGATGCATCGCTTCTGGAGGCCCTTGGCCTTGAGGTACGCGTCATACAAGGCGAGGCTGCCAACGTGAAGATTACCCGTCCTGAAGATTTGGACCTGCTGCAAGACGAAAATCCCCTTCCTTCTATCCGCACGGGCATGGGCTACGATGTTCACCGTTACGGTCAGGGCCGCCCCATGCGTCTTGGCGGCGTGAGCATTCCTAACGCGCCAGAAGTACTGGCCCACTCTGACGGCGATGTGCTTCTGCATGCCCTGTCCGACGCTCTGCTTGGCTGCGCCTGCCTTGGCGACATTGGTCAGCATTTTTCAGACAAGGATCCCCGTTTTGACGGCATTTCATCCGCCATTCTGCTGCATCAGGTTCTGGACATGGTGCGCGAGGCGGGCTGTACGCCCTGTCACGTGGATATGACCATAGTGGCGCAGGTTCCCAAGCTCGCGCCCTACCGCGAAGAAATCAGAAAAAACGTCGCCCGGCTCATGGGGTTGCCCGCATCATGCGTGAACCTCAAGGCTACCACAGAGGAACACCTGGGCTTTACCGGGCGCTCCGAAGGCATCAAGGCATATGCAGTTGTGACCGCGCGGGGGCGCTGA
- a CDS encoding zinc ribbon domain-containing protein: MSNAVYFDQIKQLVELQKVDDAIHAVKQDLSSAPSELDSLEQRFAAIETQRNYILDKLSHLQDQQKRLSLEIDDDSARIKKSKNKLMQVGNQREYHAMMREMDSMEKVNRSREEEKMTLLEELQYQNDALAEIDLTYTAIKAELEVKRDGLEEKLQKGNAALEGLNEKRAAASKNIPQPVFMRYEFIRRRLEHPVIVAVKEGICSGCHIAVPPQSFIELQRGQQILSCPNCQRLIFWCEHFSVEDAPQCVQKPVTITD; this comes from the coding sequence ATGAGCAATGCCGTATATTTTGACCAGATCAAGCAGCTTGTTGAGTTGCAGAAGGTCGATGACGCCATCCACGCCGTCAAGCAGGACCTGAGCAGCGCCCCGAGCGAGCTTGATTCCCTTGAGCAGCGCTTTGCCGCCATCGAAACCCAGCGCAACTACATTCTGGACAAGCTTTCGCACCTTCAGGATCAGCAAAAGCGCCTCTCGCTCGAAATTGATGACGACTCCGCGCGCATCAAAAAAAGCAAGAACAAGCTCATGCAGGTGGGCAATCAGCGTGAATACCACGCCATGATGCGCGAAATGGACAGCATGGAAAAGGTCAACCGTTCCCGCGAAGAAGAAAAAATGACCCTTCTTGAGGAACTGCAGTACCAGAACGATGCGCTGGCCGAAATCGACCTGACCTACACCGCCATCAAGGCCGAGCTTGAAGTCAAGCGCGATGGCCTTGAAGAAAAGCTGCAAAAGGGCAACGCCGCTCTTGAAGGCCTGAACGAAAAGCGCGCCGCCGCCAGCAAAAATATTCCCCAGCCCGTGTTCATGCGTTACGAATTCATCCGCAGGCGTCTTGAGCACCCCGTCATTGTTGCCGTGAAAGAAGGCATCTGCTCCGGCTGCCACATTGCCGTGCCGCCGCAGTCTTTCATTGAATTGCAGCGCGGCCAGCAGATTCTGAGCTGCCCCAACTGCCAGCGCCTCATTTTCTGGTGCGAGCATTTTTCTGTTGAAGATGCCCCGCAGTGCGTCCAGAAACCGGTGACCATTACCGACTAA
- a CDS encoding Nif3-like dinuclear metal center hexameric protein has translation MQHIEIIKAIEEIAPLAAAAGWDVSGQQVAAHRQDVARLAVCLDPTPASVRTALEKGAQFVLSHHPLLLKAVLPNRLDDYHEVLRLLFQADVPLYAAHTSLDVNAYGPAGWLARALELRNLAVLEPVAPAVGNDLPLGFGLAGDLPRAMTVAQIAGIVARNAPLATATVSGPEPQTVTRVAYCTGSGSSLLGAAQAADAQLFITGDVKYHTALAAEICLLDVGHHSLEEEMMLRMSRLLQQRLPETEVFFVPSASPFRPVALS, from the coding sequence ATGCAACATATTGAAATTATTAAGGCGATAGAGGAAATTGCACCTCTGGCCGCTGCTGCCGGCTGGGATGTTTCGGGCCAACAGGTGGCGGCGCACAGGCAGGATGTTGCCAGGCTTGCCGTCTGCCTCGACCCAACGCCCGCATCCGTGCGTACAGCGCTGGAAAAGGGCGCGCAATTTGTGCTCAGCCATCACCCGCTGCTGCTCAAGGCCGTGTTGCCCAACAGGCTTGACGACTACCACGAGGTGCTGCGCCTGCTGTTTCAGGCCGATGTGCCGCTGTACGCGGCCCATACCTCGCTGGATGTCAACGCTTACGGCCCGGCAGGCTGGCTGGCCCGAGCGCTTGAGCTTCGCAATCTTGCTGTGCTGGAGCCTGTGGCCCCGGCTGTGGGCAATGATCTGCCGCTGGGCTTCGGCCTTGCGGGCGATCTGCCCAGGGCCATGACCGTGGCGCAGATTGCAGGCATCGTTGCCCGCAACGCCCCCCTTGCCACAGCCACAGTGAGCGGGCCGGAGCCGCAAACAGTTACCCGCGTGGCCTACTGCACGGGTTCGGGTTCATCGCTGCTTGGCGCGGCGCAAGCTGCCGATGCGCAGCTTTTCATAACCGGTGATGTCAAATACCACACGGCGCTTGCCGCGGAAATCTGCCTTCTGGATGTGGGCCACCACAGCCTTGAGGAAGAAATGATGCTGCGCATGAGCCGGTTGCTGCAACAGCGCCTGCCAGAGACGGAAGTGTTTTTTGTGCCTTCCGCCTCGCCCTTCCGCCCTGTTGCCCTGTCATGA
- a CDS encoding phosphoribosylformylglycinamidine synthase subunit PurQ, with the protein MGTVNTLVITGYGTNSHMETAHTARLAGADKADVVHFSDLVAAKVRLADYHFLIFPGGFLDGDDLGAAQAAAMRWRYLKDDAGAALLQSLREFLDEGKLILGICNGFQLLVKLGVLPALGGQRFERQVSLGNNDSARFEDRWVHLLPNAASPCVFTKNLPLLSMPVRHGEGKLVARDADCLRRLEEENLIALQYADPATGKPTQEYPLNPNGSTLAIAGLTDPTGRVLGLMPHPEAFHHVTNHPGWTRGELDAPGTLIFVNAVRYLRGQ; encoded by the coding sequence ATGGGTACGGTCAACACACTGGTCATCACCGGCTACGGTACAAATTCGCACATGGAAACAGCCCACACGGCCCGTCTGGCCGGTGCCGACAAGGCCGATGTGGTGCATTTTTCCGATCTGGTGGCGGCCAAGGTTCGCCTTGCCGACTATCACTTTTTGATTTTCCCCGGCGGGTTTCTGGATGGCGACGATCTCGGCGCGGCCCAGGCTGCGGCCATGCGCTGGCGTTACCTCAAGGACGACGCGGGCGCGGCCCTGTTGCAGAGCTTGCGCGAGTTTTTGGATGAGGGCAAGCTGATTTTGGGCATCTGCAACGGTTTTCAGTTGCTGGTCAAGCTGGGCGTGCTGCCTGCCCTTGGCGGCCAGCGCTTTGAGCGCCAGGTTTCGCTGGGCAACAATGATTCCGCCCGGTTTGAAGACCGCTGGGTGCATCTGCTGCCCAATGCGGCAAGCCCCTGCGTGTTCACCAAAAACCTGCCCCTGCTCTCCATGCCAGTGCGCCACGGCGAAGGCAAGCTCGTTGCCCGCGATGCGGACTGCCTGCGCCGCCTGGAGGAAGAAAACCTCATCGCCCTGCAGTACGCCGACCCCGCAACTGGCAAGCCTACGCAGGAATATCCGCTCAACCCCAATGGCTCCACCCTTGCCATTGCGGGCCTGACCGACCCCACGGGCCGGGTGCTGGGCCTTATGCCCCACCCCGAGGCCTTCCACCACGTGACCAACCACCCCGGCTGGACGCGCGGCGAACTGGACGCCCCCGGCACGCTCATTTTTGTGAACGCCGTGCGCTACCTGCGCGGTCAATAG
- a CDS encoding CTP synthase, with product MKTKYIFVTGGVLSSLGKGLAAASLGALLQTRGLTVTIQKLDPYINVDPGTMNPFQHGEVFVTDDGAETDLDLGHYERYLNVPMSRKNNTTSGAIYNHVIAKERHGDYLGATVQVIPHITDEIKSVVLSLSEGEDAPDVAIIEIGGTVGDIEGLPFLEAIRQLRSDLGRDNCLNIHLTLVPYLRSAGEHKTKPTQHSVKELLSIGIQPDIILCRCEQSIPEELRRKIALFCNVDQDAVFSSVDVNNIYEVPLKFYEEGFDQKVAIMLRLPARNAHLEAWEKLVSDCANPKGKVTIAIVGKYVDLKEAYKSLHEALIHGGVANRVEVELRYVNSENVDESNCAESFKGCHGILVPGGFGYRGVEGKIAAIRYARENNIPFFGICLGMQCAVIEFARHVANLDDANSEEFNPLSDHKVIYLMTEWFDFRTKNVEKRDAGSDKGGTMRLGSYPCKVQPDTKAFVAYKKGMVDERHRHRYEFNNAFKEMLGEKGMVFSGTAPDDSLVEIIELKNHPWFLGCQFHPEFKSRPMNAHPLFREFIGAAKKFAKV from the coding sequence ATGAAAACTAAATACATTTTTGTGACGGGCGGCGTTCTGTCGTCGTTAGGCAAGGGCCTCGCGGCTGCGTCTTTGGGCGCGCTGCTGCAAACGCGCGGGCTTACGGTAACCATCCAGAAGCTTGATCCTTACATCAATGTTGACCCCGGCACCATGAACCCGTTCCAGCACGGCGAGGTATTTGTTACCGATGACGGCGCGGAAACGGATCTGGATCTCGGGCACTACGAACGTTACCTTAACGTGCCCATGTCGCGGAAGAACAACACCACTTCCGGCGCCATTTACAACCACGTCATCGCCAAGGAACGTCACGGCGATTACCTGGGCGCCACTGTGCAGGTGATCCCGCACATTACTGATGAAATCAAGAGCGTGGTGCTTTCCCTTTCTGAAGGCGAGGACGCGCCCGATGTCGCCATTATCGAAATCGGCGGCACCGTGGGCGACATTGAAGGCCTGCCCTTTCTTGAGGCCATCCGTCAGTTGCGTTCCGACCTTGGACGCGACAACTGCCTGAACATTCACCTTACCCTGGTTCCCTACCTGCGCAGCGCTGGCGAGCACAAGACCAAGCCCACCCAGCACAGCGTCAAGGAACTGCTCTCCATCGGCATTCAGCCCGATATCATTCTGTGCCGCTGCGAGCAGAGCATCCCCGAAGAACTGCGCCGCAAGATCGCCCTGTTCTGCAATGTGGATCAGGACGCCGTGTTTTCTTCGGTGGATGTGAACAATATTTATGAAGTGCCGCTCAAGTTCTATGAGGAAGGCTTTGACCAGAAGGTGGCCATCATGCTGCGCCTGCCCGCGCGCAATGCCCACCTTGAAGCCTGGGAAAAGCTCGTGAGCGACTGCGCCAACCCCAAGGGCAAGGTCACCATTGCCATTGTGGGCAAGTACGTTGACCTCAAGGAAGCTTACAAGAGCCTGCACGAAGCCCTCATTCACGGCGGCGTCGCCAACCGCGTTGAAGTGGAACTGCGCTACGTCAATTCCGAGAATGTGGACGAAAGCAATTGCGCGGAATCCTTCAAGGGCTGTCACGGCATTCTTGTGCCCGGCGGCTTTGGCTACCGCGGCGTGGAAGGCAAGATTGCCGCCATCCGCTATGCGCGTGAAAACAACATTCCCTTCTTCGGCATCTGCCTTGGCATGCAGTGCGCGGTTATCGAATTTGCCCGCCACGTGGCAAACCTTGATGACGCCAACTCGGAAGAATTCAACCCGCTTTCTGACCACAAGGTTATCTACCTCATGACCGAATGGTTCGACTTCCGCACCAAGAACGTTGAAAAACGCGACGCGGGCAGCGACAAGGGCGGCACCATGCGTCTTGGCTCCTACCCCTGCAAGGTGCAGCCCGATACCAAGGCCTTTGTGGCCTACAAAAAGGGCATGGTTGATGAACGTCACCGCCACCGCTACGAATTCAACAATGCCTTCAAGGAAATGCTTGGCGAAAAGGGCATGGTTTTCAGCGGCACCGCCCCTGACGATTCGCTTGTGGAAATTATTGAACTGAAGAACCACCCCTGGTTCCTTGGCTGTCAGTTCCACCCCGAATTCAAATCCCGGCCCATGAACGCGCATCCGCTGTTCCGTGAATTTATCGGAGCGGCTAAAAAGTTCGCCAAGGTGTAA
- the rpoN gene encoding RNA polymerase factor sigma-54, producing MALELRQQLKLSQQLVMTPQLQQAIKLLQLSRVELLETVQQELLENPFLEESSLTDDSSLEQHEESREAPKEEVYDRELAKDADWEDYLGEFASTPRLSQSREYELAEEISPLEARYAAKPTLEGHLFWQLRLSSLTEEQKAIGEVIIGNLSSAGYLQASIEEVAEIAEVAPEAVLPVLERVQLFDPIGVAARDARECLMVQIKNLNYARDPILVELVESHLEDLEAKRYKPLLRKFKLDMEELKEYLDIIQSLDPLPGASFGGGEPTYVSPDVFVYKMGDEFVILLNDDGLPQLQLSAMSQMNIGGSEKEKDYCAEKIRSASWLIKSLYQRQRTLYKVMESIVRHQQPFFEDGVTKLAPLILKDIADDISMHESTVSRITTNKYVATPHGIFELKFFFNSGLELDDGSQVGSESVKALIKKFISEEDTRSPLSDERIGEMLKERLKVNIARRTVAKYRTALDIPSSSRRKEHF from the coding sequence ATGGCACTGGAACTACGGCAGCAACTCAAGCTGTCACAGCAACTGGTAATGACCCCGCAATTGCAGCAGGCAATCAAGCTGCTGCAGCTCTCACGCGTGGAACTTCTGGAAACTGTGCAGCAGGAACTGCTTGAAAACCCCTTTCTCGAAGAATCTTCACTTACTGACGATTCCTCCCTGGAGCAGCACGAGGAAAGCCGCGAAGCGCCCAAGGAGGAAGTGTACGACAGGGAACTGGCCAAGGATGCCGACTGGGAAGATTACCTCGGCGAGTTTGCCAGCACCCCCCGCCTTTCGCAGTCGCGCGAATATGAACTTGCCGAAGAAATTTCGCCTCTTGAAGCCCGCTATGCGGCCAAGCCCACCCTTGAGGGACATCTGTTCTGGCAGTTGCGCCTTTCTTCGCTGACAGAAGAGCAGAAGGCCATTGGCGAGGTCATTATCGGCAATCTCTCCTCAGCCGGGTATCTGCAAGCCAGCATTGAAGAAGTGGCCGAAATAGCCGAGGTTGCGCCCGAGGCCGTGCTGCCCGTGCTTGAAAGGGTGCAGCTTTTTGACCCCATCGGCGTTGCCGCGCGTGACGCGCGCGAATGCCTGATGGTGCAGATCAAGAACCTCAATTACGCCCGCGACCCCATCCTCGTGGAGCTGGTAGAATCGCACCTCGAAGACCTCGAGGCCAAGCGCTACAAGCCCCTGCTGCGCAAGTTCAAGCTCGATATGGAAGAGCTCAAGGAGTATCTGGATATCATCCAGAGCCTTGACCCATTGCCCGGCGCAAGTTTTGGCGGCGGCGAGCCAACCTACGTAAGCCCCGATGTATTTGTGTACAAGATGGGCGACGAATTTGTGATTTTGCTCAACGATGACGGCCTGCCCCAGTTGCAGCTTTCGGCCATGAGCCAGATGAACATTGGCGGCTCGGAGAAGGAAAAGGACTATTGCGCAGAAAAAATCCGCTCCGCCTCATGGCTTATCAAGAGTCTGTATCAGCGCCAGCGCACGCTTTACAAGGTTATGGAAAGCATTGTGCGCCATCAGCAGCCGTTTTTTGAAGACGGCGTGACCAAGCTCGCGCCGCTCATTCTCAAGGATATTGCTGACGACATCAGCATGCACGAATCAACGGTGAGCCGCATTACCACCAACAAGTATGTGGCAACGCCCCACGGCATCTTTGAATTGAAGTTTTTCTTTAACAGCGGCCTTGAACTCGATGACGGAAGTCAGGTAGGCTCAGAAAGCGTCAAGGCTCTGATCAAGAAATTCATCTCTGAGGAAGATACCCGATCCCCCCTCAGCGATGAGCGTATCGGCGAAATGCTCAAGGAACGCCTCAAGGTCAATATTGCGCGGCGTACGGTGGCAAAATACCGCACGGCGCTTGATATTCCATCTTCGTCAAGGCGCAAGGAGCATTTCTGA
- the hpf gene encoding ribosome hibernation-promoting factor, HPF/YfiA family — protein sequence MNISFAFKNFEASEHLKKYARRRMEKLGRFFGKASGLEVAVVLTVDKFRHRCEVTVTGEGLHINATEQTSDMYAAIDLVTDKVESQIKRQVARVKAQRRHARNTDVDVFTYNLDAEADVQQPVDGTDRLATKPLHLDEALMQLDSIGSEFLVFFNAENNRINVVYRTKVSGYALIDPVL from the coding sequence ATGAACATCTCATTTGCATTCAAGAATTTTGAAGCCTCCGAACATCTGAAGAAGTATGCCCGTCGCCGCATGGAAAAGCTGGGACGGTTTTTTGGCAAGGCCTCTGGCCTTGAAGTTGCCGTTGTGCTGACAGTCGACAAGTTCCGTCATCGCTGCGAAGTGACCGTTACGGGCGAAGGCCTGCACATCAATGCCACGGAACAGACCTCGGATATGTACGCCGCCATTGACCTTGTGACAGACAAGGTCGAATCGCAGATCAAGCGTCAGGTGGCCCGCGTAAAGGCCCAGCGGCGGCACGCCCGCAATACGGATGTGGACGTGTTTACCTACAACCTCGATGCCGAAGCCGACGTGCAGCAGCCCGTTGACGGCACCGACCGCCTCGCCACCAAGCCCCTGCATCTGGATGAAGCGCTCATGCAGCTTGATTCCATCGGCAGCGAGTTTCTGGTGTTCTTTAATGCAGAAAACAACCGCATCAATGTGGTATATCGCACCAAGGTGAGCGGCTATGCCCTCATTGACCCCGTGTTGTAA
- the rapZ gene encoding RNase adapter RapZ → MKDSAQIPPTDSTLDAKPDADAPVSGVDVQVCIVTGLSGAGKSTALKVFEDMGHFVVDGLPVSLVMEMVDMMSRPSMSHFKGIALGMDLRQSNFVEDINDCLSMLAGKNIRPMLLFLEANNQELIRRYASTRRPHPLEREGMGLEAALLAERSSLRPLREMADLVIDTSRFSIHDLRRAIQKRWSGNKGKLRAIRVNVISFGFKYGVPREADLVFDLRFLANPYFVDELRPMSGKDKPVADYVFNSPHAREYRDKLVDLLFFMLPLMEAEGRYRITVAVGCTGGRHRSVAMAEEILQALRQADYPAFLEHRHLELG, encoded by the coding sequence ATGAAGGATTCCGCGCAGATACCCCCCACAGATTCCACCCTTGACGCAAAGCCTGATGCTGACGCGCCCGTTTCCGGCGTGGATGTGCAGGTGTGCATTGTCACGGGCCTTTCCGGCGCTGGCAAAAGCACGGCGCTCAAGGTTTTTGAAGACATGGGCCACTTTGTGGTCGACGGGCTGCCCGTGAGCCTTGTCATGGAAATGGTGGACATGATGTCGCGCCCCTCCATGAGTCACTTCAAGGGCATTGCTCTGGGCATGGATCTGCGCCAGAGCAATTTTGTGGAAGACATCAACGACTGCCTGAGCATGCTTGCGGGCAAAAACATCCGCCCCATGCTGCTTTTTCTTGAGGCCAACAATCAGGAACTCATTCGCCGCTATGCCTCGACCCGCCGCCCGCATCCGCTGGAACGCGAGGGCATGGGCCTTGAGGCGGCGCTGCTGGCAGAGCGCAGCAGCCTGCGCCCTCTGCGTGAAATGGCTGATCTGGTCATCGACACCTCGCGTTTTTCCATCCATGACCTGCGGCGCGCCATCCAGAAGCGCTGGAGCGGCAACAAGGGCAAGCTGCGGGCCATCAGGGTCAACGTGATTTCTTTTGGCTTCAAATACGGTGTACCGCGCGAGGCTGATCTGGTTTTTGACCTGCGTTTTCTGGCAAATCCCTATTTTGTGGACGAGCTGCGCCCCATGAGCGGCAAGGACAAACCCGTTGCCGACTATGTGTTCAATTCGCCCCACGCCCGCGAATACCGCGACAAGCTGGTTGATCTGCTGTTTTTCATGCTGCCGCTCATGGAGGCCGAAGGCCGCTACCGCATAACCGTGGCCGTGGGCTGTACCGGCGGCCGCCACCGCTCGGTGGCAATGGCCGAAGAAATTTTACAGGCGCTGCGGCAGGCTGATTATCCGGCTTTTCTGGAGCATCGGCACCTTGAACTTGGCTAA